In a genomic window of Mucilaginibacter sp. KACC 22063:
- a CDS encoding ArnT family glycosyltransferase, which translates to MKITTETVAQKHTLILIISTFIIRVLIAKYTGLGIGESYYFRGALQLDLSYFDQPPLFFWLGWLSIKTLGLNTLGLRFPSVLLFAGTSWLLFLITRMIFNARSGFWAVVILNLSAVFTVPVACWFQPDAPLMFFWLLSTYFIVQLLFNKNSDGTTAKRSNTHIYFLWILIGISMGLATLSKYHVLFLFVGVFLFIINNTDQRHWLKHPGPYLAILISLAFAFPIFWWNYHNHWVSFVFQGSRAGAQHGHFKLHFDWFFRSIAGQAVWLLPWIWVPIMGQLVKSYKDRKISETYSFFMWTSVLPIVFFTLVTLWSDLQYHFHWQAPGYLMLFMPLGYAIDQSLSSNEPLASRRTRRWLRFTTIFTVVIVTILNLHQVTGFWQAYGPRWVVSLGNSNSDPTMQGVDYDDILTRFKKEGWLNNNKVFAGGTRWWLTGKVDWALKGQKPVVVFDRDPRNLAFLVNPLTLVGKDAVVISQDHAGTIQEDAMPFFDSVTQLPDIIVKRNGRAELNLQVYYCKNFHESKVPVGFLPLYHQLKGEPPF; encoded by the coding sequence ATGAAAATCACAACTGAAACTGTTGCCCAAAAACATACGCTGATACTCATTATCAGCACTTTTATTATCCGCGTTTTAATTGCCAAATACACCGGTTTGGGCATAGGCGAATCCTATTACTTTCGCGGGGCATTGCAGCTTGACCTTAGTTATTTTGATCAGCCACCTTTATTTTTCTGGTTAGGCTGGCTAAGCATTAAAACATTAGGGTTAAACACTTTGGGGCTGAGGTTCCCATCGGTATTACTATTTGCAGGTACATCATGGCTGCTCTTCTTAATTACCCGGATGATCTTTAACGCCCGTTCCGGTTTTTGGGCGGTAGTGATATTAAATCTTAGCGCAGTGTTTACAGTCCCTGTAGCCTGCTGGTTTCAACCCGATGCACCGCTGATGTTCTTTTGGCTGCTAAGCACTTATTTTATAGTCCAGCTATTGTTTAATAAAAACAGCGACGGTACAACGGCTAAGCGCAGCAACACACACATCTATTTTTTGTGGATCCTGATCGGCATCAGCATGGGATTGGCCACACTAAGCAAATATCATGTATTGTTCCTGTTTGTGGGAGTGTTTCTCTTCATCATCAATAATACAGATCAAAGGCATTGGCTTAAACACCCGGGGCCATACCTGGCTATATTAATTTCGCTGGCATTTGCATTTCCCATATTCTGGTGGAACTACCATAACCACTGGGTTTCATTTGTATTCCAGGGTTCACGGGCGGGCGCTCAGCATGGGCACTTTAAGCTTCACTTCGATTGGTTTTTCCGCAGCATTGCCGGACAAGCCGTATGGTTGCTGCCATGGATATGGGTACCTATAATGGGCCAGCTTGTTAAAAGTTATAAGGATCGTAAAATATCCGAAACTTACAGCTTCTTTATGTGGACATCTGTATTACCCATTGTGTTTTTTACACTGGTTACTTTATGGAGCGACCTGCAATATCACTTCCACTGGCAGGCACCTGGGTATTTAATGTTATTTATGCCTTTGGGTTATGCTATTGATCAAAGTCTAAGCAGTAACGAGCCACTTGCATCAAGGCGCACCCGCAGATGGCTACGGTTTACTACTATCTTCACGGTAGTTATTGTTACAATTCTTAACCTGCACCAAGTTACCGGTTTCTGGCAAGCCTATGGCCCCAGATGGGTGGTTAGCCTGGGCAACAGCAACAGCGACCCTACCATGCAAGGGGTTGATTATGATGACATTCTTACACGCTTTAAAAAAGAAGGCTGGCTTAATAACAATAAAGTATTTGCAGGCGGCACCCGCTGGTGGCTTACCGGTAAGGTAGACTGGGCTTTAAAAGGGCAGAAACCCGTTGTGGTTTTTGACCGCGACCCGCGCAACCTGGCTTTTCTGGTCAATCCGCTTACTCTGGTTGGTAAAGATGCGGTGGTGATCAGCCAGGACCATGCAGGTACTATACAGGAAGACGCTATGCCATTTTTTGACAGTGTAACCCAATTGCCTGATATTATTGTAAAACGTAACGGCCGTGCAGAACTTAACCTGCAGGTATATTATTGCAAAAACTTTCACGAAAGTAAAGTGCCCGTAGGCTTTTTGCCACTTTACCATCAGCTAAAAGGCGAGCCGCCTTTTTAA
- a CDS encoding MFS transporter, producing the protein MLIYSTQPVEADKAQGVRFYRRFLACSFLGALGDYVTLAALGWYVVDTIDSAKILGWIFFARTVPRFFMSFVGGYLADRFDRRLLLLLVYGGLLLATGLQLAVIWQINHLHWLFLVGVVFLRNAFDSAEPSIRNAILPDIVPKSEIAKAVGLYASSLNLAAIVAPLIVGYTMESLGFRRLLFIDMLLQLPAFFILFGIPRIARDNTEVSNPKPAGYINALRYINRVPLLKFSLLLSIALMLVLFPFSAMMPLYIKNHLHWDTRQYGWLSGAESAGAVLSGMLIAKIGSSKLEKAWQWIGLAACCLLVILSFISNNISVFVIIFLLGLFSQLFRSISRIRFQLHTPTAIRGKVMAVIISDSGFVSLGLLIFTQISSLHSITMAFKIMGIAGLTAILVIYIIAQSRKPSTGNRI; encoded by the coding sequence ATGCTAATATATAGCACTCAACCTGTAGAAGCTGACAAGGCACAGGGAGTCCGCTTCTACAGGCGCTTCCTTGCCTGCTCATTTTTAGGTGCGCTGGGCGATTACGTTACCCTGGCCGCTTTGGGCTGGTACGTTGTAGATACTATAGACTCTGCTAAAATATTAGGATGGATTTTCTTTGCCAGAACTGTTCCGCGCTTTTTCATGAGTTTTGTAGGCGGGTACCTGGCAGACCGTTTTGACCGCCGCCTGCTGCTGCTATTGGTATACGGCGGCCTTCTGCTGGCAACCGGGCTGCAACTGGCCGTCATCTGGCAGATCAATCACCTGCACTGGTTATTTCTGGTTGGCGTAGTGTTTTTGAGAAATGCATTCGACAGTGCAGAGCCCAGCATCCGTAATGCGATTTTACCAGATATTGTACCTAAATCTGAAATTGCAAAAGCAGTAGGGCTGTATGCTTCCAGCTTAAACCTGGCCGCTATAGTGGCCCCACTTATTGTAGGCTACACCATGGAAAGCTTAGGGTTTCGCAGGCTTTTGTTCATAGATATGCTATTGCAGTTGCCTGCATTTTTCATCTTGTTCGGTATACCGCGTATTGCAAGAGATAATACAGAAGTAAGTAACCCTAAACCGGCCGGTTATATCAATGCGCTGAGATATATCAATCGTGTTCCGCTGCTAAAATTCAGTTTGCTGCTCAGCATTGCACTCATGCTGGTACTTTTTCCGTTCTCTGCCATGATGCCGCTTTATATTAAAAATCATTTGCATTGGGATACCCGCCAGTATGGCTGGCTTAGCGGAGCAGAAAGTGCAGGAGCGGTGCTTAGCGGTATGCTGATTGCTAAAATCGGCTCTTCAAAACTTGAAAAGGCGTGGCAATGGATCGGGCTGGCCGCTTGCTGTTTGTTAGTCATCCTGAGCTTTATTTCAAATAACATTTCCGTGTTTGTCATCATCTTTCTGTTAGGCCTGTTCAGCCAGCTTTTCAGAAGTATCAGCCGTATCCGATTTCAATTGCATACCCCTACTGCAATCAGGGGAAAGGTTATGGCCGTCATTATCTCAGACAGTGGCTTTGTTTCGCTCGGGTTATTGATCTTCACCCAAATCAGCAGCCTTCACTCCATCACAATGGCGTTTAAAATAATGGGGATAGCAGGTTTAACCGCGATTTTAGTTATTTATATCATTGCTCAGAGCCGCAAGCCATCAACAGGTAATCGTATTTAA
- a CDS encoding SDR family oxidoreductase, whose protein sequence is MILVTGATSVIGQKLCQLLAENNKAFRAMCRKEEQLEKFRKQGIDAVLGDFENPESLRTAMKGCSSLFLVSAPNENQLECETKAIDVAKEEQIAYIVRVSASDANLRTLVPWAKAHAYIDHHLRASGIAWTILKPTAFMQNFLTMTKPISKGFLPQVGGKGLVGYIDAQDIGIVAYHVLTQDHHKRATYYLNGPEALDMKEIALKISEAISKKVRYIHLPSLAFRILLRTFGASRWLANGLVVQYAEVVAKNHDHDLSEEVYRLTNCQPRSFSDFANEHKDAFLNLKS, encoded by the coding sequence ATGATTTTAGTAACCGGAGCTACAAGTGTTATTGGGCAAAAGCTATGTCAATTACTGGCTGAAAATAACAAAGCATTTCGTGCGATGTGCCGCAAAGAAGAGCAATTAGAAAAATTCCGCAAGCAGGGCATCGACGCTGTTTTGGGTGATTTTGAGAATCCCGAAAGCTTGAGAACGGCCATGAAAGGCTGTAGTAGTTTATTTTTGGTGAGCGCGCCTAATGAGAATCAGCTTGAATGTGAAACGAAGGCTATTGACGTGGCAAAAGAAGAACAGATTGCTTACATTGTGAGAGTTTCTGCCTCTGACGCAAATTTGAGGACATTAGTGCCCTGGGCAAAAGCTCACGCTTATATAGACCATCACCTTCGTGCATCTGGTATAGCGTGGACGATACTCAAGCCAACTGCGTTTATGCAAAACTTTTTAACCATGACCAAGCCAATCTCCAAAGGCTTTTTGCCGCAGGTTGGTGGTAAAGGGCTTGTGGGCTACATTGATGCGCAGGATATAGGTATTGTTGCTTATCATGTTTTAACACAAGACCATCACAAAAGGGCTACTTATTATCTTAACGGTCCTGAAGCTTTAGATATGAAAGAGATCGCTTTAAAAATATCAGAAGCTATAAGTAAAAAAGTACGGTATATACATCTGCCTTCATTAGCATTTCGCATTTTATTGAGGACATTCGGAGCATCCCGATGGTTAGCTAACGGACTTGTTGTACAATATGCAGAAGTGGTTGCAAAAAACCATGATCATGATCTTAGTGAAGAAGTTTATAGACTAACTAATTGTCAGCCGCGTTCATTTAGTGATTTTGCAAATGAGCACAAGGATGCTTTCTTAAATTTAAAATCCTGA
- a CDS encoding response regulator transcription factor, which translates to MTHKDFTSLLTKNKIKPGADNQRPQPKDYLPAISAFSRLTYESIYIIDYEKMGFEYVSENPLFLCGYTPGEVLAMGYEFYFRNVPESDLELLTNINNAGFDFYDKIVPEERSLYTITYDFHLNTKDGDQLLINHKLTPLFINADNKIQLAMCIVSISYQKDAGNIYIYKQGTTERWELDTAQGVWRKSVTPQLNKRELEVLRLHARGFAINAIAEKLFVVPDTIKYYRRRIFEKLQVGNMTEALQRAIDSKII; encoded by the coding sequence ATGACTCATAAAGACTTTACAAGCCTCCTTACCAAGAATAAGATTAAGCCGGGAGCTGATAATCAAAGGCCCCAGCCAAAAGATTACCTTCCTGCAATCAGCGCCTTTTCGCGTCTGACGTACGAAAGCATTTATATTATTGATTATGAAAAAATGGGATTCGAATACGTTTCTGAAAACCCATTATTCTTATGCGGATATACACCCGGGGAAGTGCTGGCAATGGGGTACGAGTTTTACTTCAGGAACGTACCCGAAAGCGACCTTGAACTGCTTACTAATATTAATAATGCAGGGTTCGATTTCTATGACAAGATCGTCCCGGAGGAGCGGAGCCTGTATACGATCACTTACGACTTTCATCTGAATACTAAAGACGGCGATCAGTTGCTGATCAACCATAAACTTACACCGCTGTTCATCAATGCCGACAATAAGATACAGTTAGCCATGTGTATCGTATCCATCTCTTATCAAAAAGATGCCGGTAACATTTACATTTATAAGCAGGGTACTACAGAAAGATGGGAATTAGATACAGCACAAGGCGTTTGGCGCAAATCGGTTACTCCGCAGCTAAACAAAAGGGAACTGGAAGTATTGCGGCTTCATGCCCGGGGGTTTGCTATCAATGCCATTGCAGAGAAACTGTTTGTAGTTCCGGATACCATTAAATATTACAGGCGCCGCATATTTGAAAAGTTGCAGGTTGGTAACATGACAGAAGCGCTGCAACGCGCTATTGACAGTAAAATAATTTAG
- a CDS encoding alkaline phosphatase family protein: MKILRYAIALLAILTGVSVKAGAQSAPAKYVILVTIDGFRPEFYLDSTYAMPTVRELMKNGVAAEGLNPVFPSVTYPDHTTMVTGVTPAKHGIYYNTPFEPEGVTGIWYWDYKLIKSPTLWDAMHKAGKKTACVRWPVTVNAPIDYRIPEYWNYKDMSDARAYTAANTQPASLWAEVQEKATGLLTADDFNANKNELIQDENAARIAGYIIRQYKPNFTAIHLACTDHYEHEYGRDHYMVKASVAGADRAIKTLLESVNRANIADSTLIIVLGDHGFENIYRGFNPNYLLKQAGLITDIKTGNWKAQFHSSGGSSFLQLKDSKDKATLKKVESILAQQPDSVKSYYQVISKAELTKVGADPNVSLAISGINGTTIGNRADLLLEKLKGIHGTHGFYPDHRQIQTGFVAFGPGLKKGVVIPVMNMVDIAPLISKLAGVDLQGTDGKLYPQMFK; this comes from the coding sequence ATGAAAATACTTAGATATGCAATCGCACTATTGGCGATTTTGACAGGCGTAAGCGTTAAAGCTGGTGCGCAGTCTGCACCGGCTAAGTATGTGATCCTGGTAACGATTGACGGTTTCAGGCCCGAATTTTACCTGGATAGTACTTATGCTATGCCTACTGTAAGAGAGCTGATGAAAAATGGTGTGGCTGCCGAAGGCTTAAATCCCGTTTTTCCTTCAGTTACTTATCCCGATCATACCACCATGGTAACCGGTGTAACACCCGCCAAACATGGTATTTATTACAATACCCCTTTCGAGCCGGAAGGTGTAACGGGTATATGGTACTGGGATTATAAGTTAATCAAATCTCCCACCCTATGGGATGCTATGCACAAGGCCGGCAAAAAAACGGCATGTGTACGCTGGCCAGTAACGGTTAATGCCCCGATAGATTACCGCATCCCGGAATATTGGAATTATAAGGACATGAGCGATGCCAGGGCATACACAGCTGCTAATACACAGCCCGCATCTTTATGGGCTGAAGTGCAGGAGAAGGCAACAGGACTGCTTACCGCAGATGACTTTAATGCCAATAAAAATGAATTGATACAGGATGAGAATGCCGCTCGTATTGCAGGATATATCATCAGGCAGTATAAGCCAAACTTTACGGCAATTCACCTGGCTTGTACCGATCATTACGAGCATGAATATGGCCGCGATCATTACATGGTGAAAGCATCGGTTGCCGGTGCCGACCGTGCAATTAAAACCCTGTTGGAAAGTGTGAACAGAGCCAACATTGCAGATAGTACGTTGATCATCGTACTAGGCGATCATGGCTTTGAAAATATTTACAGAGGCTTTAATCCAAATTATCTGCTAAAACAGGCAGGCCTGATCACTGATATAAAAACAGGAAACTGGAAAGCACAGTTTCACTCATCGGGCGGGTCATCGTTTTTACAGTTAAAAGATAGTAAGGATAAGGCTACGCTTAAAAAAGTAGAAAGTATACTTGCCCAACAACCTGATTCGGTTAAGTCTTATTACCAGGTCATCAGCAAAGCAGAATTAACAAAGGTTGGCGCCGATCCTAATGTTTCTTTAGCCATTAGCGGTATAAACGGAACAACTATTGGCAACAGGGCCGATTTGTTACTGGAAAAATTAAAAGGCATACATGGAACGCATGGTTTTTACCCGGACCATAGGCAAATACAAACAGGCTTTGTAGCATTTGGCCCCGGACTTAAAAAGGGAGTAGTGATACCTGTAATGAATATGGTTGATATCGCTCCATTGATAAGTAAACTTGCCGGTGTCGATTTGCAGGGTACCGATGGTAAATTATATCCTCAAATGTTTAAGTAG
- a CDS encoding TetR/AcrR family transcriptional regulator — translation MTNGHFMRVKNKHLPKPDREQQIINAADYVLTNVGARDFTIDKVVAHLGVAKGTIYKYYNSKDDLLAEVSVKALNILLDYFKAAVEEENDMLEALKALILALYKFYLKYPKQFELFIYMERPDFSSNVQNYVNISLQLKNHFTSYLVKCQSAGLIKKDLDPSYCTYMIWGSSMGLLNFIEAKKVFIEEIVKLRREDLLIMYSEIIVSGLKA, via the coding sequence ATGACTAACGGTCACTTTATGCGTGTTAAAAATAAACATCTTCCCAAGCCAGACAGGGAACAACAAATTATCAATGCAGCAGATTATGTATTGACCAATGTTGGCGCACGGGATTTTACAATTGATAAAGTAGTGGCTCATTTGGGTGTAGCCAAGGGAACTATCTACAAATATTATAACAGTAAGGATGACTTGCTTGCAGAGGTGAGCGTTAAAGCACTGAATATATTACTTGACTATTTTAAAGCAGCTGTGGAGGAAGAAAACGATATGTTGGAAGCTTTAAAAGCACTAATACTGGCACTCTATAAATTCTACCTGAAGTATCCGAAACAGTTTGAGCTTTTTATTTATATGGAAAGGCCAGATTTTAGTAGTAATGTGCAAAACTATGTGAATATCAGCTTGCAACTGAAAAATCATTTTACCAGTTACCTGGTAAAATGCCAGTCGGCGGGCTTGATTAAAAAAGACTTAGACCCTTCATACTGTACTTATATGATTTGGGGAAGCAGTATGGGTTTGCTGAATTTTATAGAAGCTAAGAAAGTCTTTATTGAAGAGATTGTGAAACTACGCAGAGAAGATCTGCTTATAATGTACTCAGAAATTATAGTAAGCGGACTTAAAGCATAA
- a CDS encoding TonB-dependent receptor has translation MFVTAGFAQTNLATISGKVTGPDGAVLPNATITVKNESTGFTIKTASNSKGAFLLKEIPLGSPYSITVATVGMATQKQTGFALNQGDLLQVSFNMKEKVQELNVVEVTAATTRNRVENIGSSTAVTARDIAKLPVNGRNFTTLADLSPLSSGGSLNGQLASATNYTIDGMSARSTIAGGLPTGAYSISLEAVREFQVVTNQYDVTLGNAGGGTISTVTKSGTNVLSGSAFAYARTNWLSSPYGLNGLKRNQSFSTYQYGFSLGGPIVKDKAQFFVAWDHQADSRPLYIANIQSADDEKRNNVTQSTLDNFLTIARAKYGVANTPQFGQFDKFKNTHAAFARIDWQINSKNLFTIRDNFIYDLDNQSDGDNTAINLYEVYSTRKSMNNSVMASLRSTLSPTLTNELKVQHYWEYNKLFANSQLPADNIPRAIVQNISSVAADGSTYTTAIQLGGQRYGNDYFNNNVAQLVDNVYWTVGKYNFTLGGGLSFTNQNSIYGSETNGRFYFTGLTNFNNLTPYRFARDIYTSSDRNIKFNILTPNIYAQVQSTVAPGLDVTAGIRVDYTDYLDRANFNPVVYRTLGLNTSNKLATLQVQPRVQATWDVDQNGKDIIRLGGGILGSALNPYSMINNMLFDGSHILSVDLTGAQVPTPNFPAYRKDPNTAPGIDLLNNPSIPKLATINMNGKDAKVPTVYKANLSYSHFFAQNFRVTVAGYLSLGRNNYTYVDKNMVDQPYFRIAAEDNRGVYVPASTINASNGSADWTQGRKTTEVGRVLELESLGKVNQMAFVVDADYRYYKQGEVSFSYTWNQTKDNTSYNGNVANTATLVQYVKDDPRNLSAVSYSDNQFRNKIVLYGSSPTFHGFSAGLRFSGIGGTRYSLTVNGNVNGDFVASNDLAYIYDPNAASTPQYLKDGINAILNNPKVEKSMKKYIMNSYGKIAERNGGVNPFYGVFDLRLIKKITVYKKHYLEITGDLFNVSNLINKNWGINHNLGTTSIYTIKSFDAANKQYVYAVNTNAGVSSLGGNPYQFQIGARYGF, from the coding sequence GTGTTTGTCACGGCGGGTTTTGCCCAAACTAACCTGGCCACAATATCTGGTAAGGTAACAGGCCCTGATGGGGCAGTTTTACCTAATGCCACCATTACAGTAAAAAACGAGTCGACAGGTTTTACAATTAAAACTGCATCAAACTCCAAAGGTGCATTTTTATTAAAAGAGATTCCACTTGGTTCTCCGTATAGCATTACGGTAGCAACCGTAGGAATGGCTACTCAGAAACAAACCGGTTTTGCGTTAAACCAAGGCGATTTGCTTCAGGTCTCTTTCAACATGAAAGAAAAAGTTCAGGAATTAAACGTTGTAGAGGTAACTGCTGCTACTACACGTAACCGTGTGGAAAATATCGGATCTTCAACCGCTGTAACGGCAAGGGATATTGCCAAATTACCTGTTAATGGTCGTAATTTTACCACACTTGCAGATTTATCTCCGCTTAGCTCGGGAGGCAGCCTTAATGGTCAGCTTGCTTCTGCAACCAATTATACAATTGATGGTATGTCGGCCCGCAGTACGATAGCAGGTGGTCTGCCAACCGGTGCTTATTCTATATCGCTTGAAGCCGTGCGTGAGTTTCAGGTAGTTACCAACCAATATGATGTAACCTTAGGTAATGCAGGTGGCGGTACCATCAGTACAGTAACCAAATCGGGTACTAACGTATTATCAGGAAGCGCATTTGCCTATGCACGTACCAACTGGCTTTCGAGCCCGTATGGTTTAAACGGATTAAAGCGTAACCAGTCATTCTCTACCTATCAGTACGGTTTCTCTTTAGGAGGCCCTATTGTTAAAGATAAGGCACAGTTTTTTGTCGCCTGGGATCATCAGGCCGATTCAAGGCCCTTGTATATTGCTAATATTCAATCTGCAGATGACGAGAAGCGTAACAACGTAACACAGTCAACCCTTGATAATTTCTTAACCATAGCCAGGGCTAAATACGGGGTAGCTAATACGCCGCAGTTTGGCCAGTTTGATAAATTTAAGAATACCCATGCAGCGTTTGCCCGTATCGACTGGCAAATCAATTCAAAAAACCTGTTCACGATCAGGGATAATTTTATCTATGATCTGGACAACCAATCAGACGGTGACAATACCGCCATTAACCTTTACGAGGTATACAGTACCCGTAAAAGTATGAACAACAGCGTAATGGCATCTTTAAGAAGTACTTTAAGCCCTACGCTAACCAACGAATTAAAAGTACAGCACTACTGGGAGTACAACAAGCTATTTGCCAACAGCCAATTACCTGCTGATAATATTCCCCGTGCTATTGTACAAAATATTAGCTCAGTTGCGGCAGACGGCTCTACTTATACTACAGCCATACAACTTGGCGGGCAGCGTTATGGTAACGACTACTTTAACAACAACGTTGCACAGTTAGTTGACAATGTTTACTGGACTGTTGGTAAATACAACTTCACTTTAGGTGGCGGCTTATCATTCACTAATCAAAATTCAATTTATGGTAGTGAAACTAACGGCCGTTTTTATTTTACAGGTTTAACCAATTTTAATAACCTTACCCCATACCGTTTTGCGCGAGATATTTACACTTCTTCAGACAGAAATATAAAGTTCAATATCCTTACGCCTAACATTTATGCGCAGGTACAATCAACCGTTGCGCCCGGGCTTGATGTTACTGCAGGTATACGTGTTGATTACACCGATTACCTTGATCGTGCAAACTTTAACCCTGTTGTGTACCGTACGCTTGGGCTGAATACCTCTAACAAACTGGCTACTTTACAGGTACAGCCACGTGTGCAGGCTACCTGGGATGTAGACCAAAACGGTAAAGACATTATAAGGCTTGGCGGCGGCATACTTGGTTCGGCATTGAACCCGTATTCGATGATCAACAATATGCTTTTTGATGGCTCGCATATTTTAAGCGTTGATTTAACAGGAGCGCAGGTGCCTACGCCAAATTTCCCTGCTTATCGCAAAGATCCTAATACCGCACCGGGTATAGACTTGTTAAATAACCCATCGATACCTAAACTGGCTACCATTAATATGAACGGAAAGGATGCAAAAGTGCCCACCGTATATAAAGCCAATTTATCTTACTCTCACTTTTTTGCGCAAAACTTCCGTGTTACCGTTGCCGGTTACCTTAGCTTAGGCCGTAACAACTACACCTATGTAGACAAAAACATGGTAGACCAGCCTTACTTCCGTATTGCAGCTGAAGATAACCGCGGCGTTTATGTACCGGCAAGCACCATCAATGCATCTAATGGTTCTGCCGACTGGACCCAAGGCCGTAAAACTACCGAAGTTGGCCGTGTGTTAGAATTAGAAAGCTTAGGCAAGGTTAATCAGATGGCTTTTGTTGTTGATGCGGATTACCGTTATTATAAACAAGGCGAAGTGTCTTTCTCTTATACCTGGAACCAAACTAAAGATAATACCTCTTACAACGGTAACGTTGCAAATACTGCAACGCTGGTACAATATGTAAAAGATGATCCGCGTAACCTGAGTGCGGTAAGCTATTCTGATAATCAATTCAGAAACAAGATTGTGCTTTATGGTAGTTCGCCAACATTTCATGGTTTCAGTGCAGGTTTGCGTTTTTCGGGCATAGGTGGTACCAGATATTCATTAACAGTTAATGGTAACGTGAACGGCGACTTTGTGGCAAGTAATGACCTGGCCTATATCTATGACCCTAATGCTGCATCTACACCGCAATATTTAAAAGACGGTATTAATGCCATCCTGAACAATCCCAAGGTTGAAAAAAGCATGAAGAAGTACATAATGAACAGCTATGGTAAAATTGCTGAACGTAATGGCGGTGTTAATCCATTTTATGGTGTGTTTGATCTGCGCCTGATTAAAAAGATCACCGTATACAAAAAACACTATTTGGAAATTACCGGCGACTTGTTCAACGTTAGCAACCTGATCAACAAAAACTGGGGCATTAACCATAACCTGGGTACAACCTCCATTTACACTATTAAGAGTTTTGATGCTGCCAATAAGCAATACGTGTATGCGGTTAATACCAACGCAGGCGTATCAAGTTTAGGAGGTAACCCATACCAGTTCCAGATAGGTGCTAGATATGGTTTTTAA
- a CDS encoding DUF3667 domain-containing protein, translating to MMMEHLAANCLNCGNLVTEKYCGNCGQVSSTHRYSLKHVVAHDFIHGVWHVDKGVLFTIKQLFTNPGNSTRAYILGKRVNYFNFITLMLLILGVSSVVAHYTHIRMIDLVPEASKHAINAFEEFSVKYPKVILLITIPITSFFSLVWFRKAKFNYAEHLVLNSYKTSAELIVALLFTVITIFYTNIQVLIGIYYIGIAGFTFFYGIWFYYQFFSKSGYSKKALLIRSIMVSVSFPLLSFLIGIVIGMMKFTGH from the coding sequence ATGATGATGGAACATTTGGCGGCTAACTGTTTAAACTGCGGAAACCTGGTGACAGAAAAATACTGCGGCAATTGCGGGCAGGTTTCCAGTACACACCGTTACTCATTAAAGCATGTGGTTGCGCACGATTTTATACATGGTGTGTGGCATGTTGATAAGGGTGTTTTGTTTACGATTAAACAGTTATTTACTAATCCAGGGAACAGTACAAGGGCATACATACTGGGTAAAAGGGTTAATTACTTTAACTTCATAACTCTTATGCTGCTCATTTTGGGAGTATCAAGTGTGGTTGCGCATTACACTCATATTAGGATGATTGACCTAGTACCGGAGGCCAGTAAACATGCCATAAACGCGTTCGAAGAATTTTCTGTAAAATATCCTAAGGTAATATTGTTAATCACCATACCTATCACTTCTTTTTTTAGTTTGGTATGGTTTAGAAAAGCAAAGTTCAATTATGCAGAGCATTTGGTGCTAAACTCCTACAAAACTTCAGCAGAGTTAATTGTAGCCTTGCTGTTTACAGTGATCACCATCTTTTATACCAATATACAGGTACTTATAGGCATTTATTACATAGGCATTGCCGGCTTCACTTTCTTCTACGGGATATGGTTCTACTACCAGTTTTTCTCTAAATCAGGATATTCTAAAAAGGCCTTGCTGATCAGGTCCATCATGGTGTCGGTCTCTTTTCCATTACTTTCATTTCTGATCGGAATAGTTATCGGGATGATGAAGTTTACAGGGCATTAA